In Schaalia sp. JY-X169, the following are encoded in one genomic region:
- a CDS encoding ABC transporter permease encodes MSTAIDTPVEELARERSLGVLKNPVLIALVITVLLIVVGQIVSPGFGSYNQILAMLRVASFLGFIAIGQTIVILSGGDGIDLSVGKVATLGAIVASKIMEGSNDNLVLGILIPLAVGCTIGFFNGLGILLLRIPPFVMTLGMSGVVTGLILAYTGGVAGGRSAPALTALVNGRWLFNIPGVLYLWVIATILVTIFLRRTWTGWNIFAVGANRTAARLSGIPVTRTVLLSYVLSGLFAVVGGLMLLGYTETVFLNLADNLTLPSVAAVVIGGTLVAGGIGGYVGSAIGAVLLTVLSSFLTTINMPESGRIIINGVVLILLLAVYGRQRKLRA; translated from the coding sequence ATGAGTACCGCAATCGACACTCCCGTTGAGGAACTGGCCCGGGAACGCAGTCTCGGCGTCCTGAAGAACCCCGTCCTCATCGCCCTCGTCATCACGGTACTCCTGATCGTCGTGGGGCAAATCGTTTCCCCCGGCTTCGGGTCTTACAACCAGATTCTCGCGATGCTGCGGGTCGCGTCTTTTCTAGGGTTTATCGCCATCGGACAGACCATAGTGATCCTTTCGGGTGGCGACGGTATCGACCTTTCAGTGGGGAAGGTGGCGACCCTGGGGGCGATTGTCGCCTCGAAAATCATGGAGGGTTCCAACGACAACCTAGTCTTAGGGATCCTGATTCCGCTTGCGGTCGGTTGCACGATTGGCTTCTTCAATGGCCTTGGCATCTTGCTCCTGCGAATTCCCCCCTTCGTGATGACGCTGGGCATGTCCGGCGTGGTTACCGGGCTCATCCTTGCTTACACCGGCGGAGTTGCGGGAGGGCGAAGTGCTCCGGCTCTAACCGCACTCGTCAACGGGCGCTGGTTGTTCAACATCCCGGGGGTCCTCTACCTTTGGGTCATCGCCACCATCCTCGTGACGATCTTCCTGCGAAGAACTTGGACCGGGTGGAACATATTTGCCGTGGGAGCGAACCGCACGGCCGCTCGACTCTCAGGCATCCCGGTGACGAGGACGGTTCTGCTGTCCTATGTTCTCTCAGGACTCTTCGCAGTGGTGGGTGGTTTGATGCTGTTGGGGTATACGGAGACCGTCTTCCTGAACCTGGCCGACAACCTGACTTTGCCGTCGGTGGCAGCGGTGGTGATTGGTGGAACCCTGGTGGCCGGGGGCATCGGCGGCTACGTTGGCTCCGCCATCGGCGCCGTCCTGCTGACGGTGCTGTCCTCATTCCTCACCACCATCAATATGCCGGAGTCGGGACGAATCATTATCAACGGTGTTGTTCTCATCCTTCTACTTGCGGTTTACGGCAGGCAGCGGAAGCTGCGTGCGTAG
- a CDS encoding ABC transporter permease, with the protein MTETKTGLMDVLRDGSWTKRFNFRLNYAVTLGLLILAVVINAALQPTFFTQYSLTSNFATFAPLVFAAIAQAIVIIGGGIDLSLGAQVAFISVVTLKVMDGQDSRIWLGVITALVTGAACGALNGFIVAVIRLQPLIATFATSSVFAGLALVVLPTPGGAVPASMVSAYRMAVVAIPVPILLVALGMLAWWAMSRTRYTRQLYAVGGNREAAYASLVPVTSVTFRSFVFASMFVGIAALTVLANTGSGDPFIGANMALDSIAAVVLGGIALSGGRGSPFGAVAGALILAISSNILFFLNVPTTYRALASGLIIIVALALSVMTTKRGKA; encoded by the coding sequence ATGACCGAAACAAAGACCGGCCTGATGGACGTCCTTCGCGATGGGTCGTGGACCAAGCGGTTCAACTTCCGCCTCAACTATGCCGTCACCCTCGGGCTGCTCATCCTGGCGGTGGTCATCAACGCCGCGTTGCAGCCCACCTTCTTTACTCAGTACTCCCTGACCAGCAACTTCGCGACCTTTGCCCCGTTGGTCTTCGCGGCAATCGCTCAGGCCATAGTCATCATCGGCGGCGGCATCGACCTCTCTTTGGGGGCGCAGGTGGCTTTCATTAGCGTCGTGACTCTGAAGGTAATGGACGGCCAGGACTCGCGAATCTGGCTGGGAGTCATCACCGCGCTGGTAACCGGTGCCGCTTGCGGCGCGCTCAATGGCTTTATCGTCGCGGTGATCCGCCTGCAGCCCCTGATCGCCACCTTCGCCACCTCGTCCGTCTTCGCCGGCCTCGCCCTGGTGGTCTTGCCAACCCCGGGTGGGGCGGTCCCGGCTTCTATGGTTTCCGCCTACCGCATGGCCGTTGTGGCAATACCGGTGCCCATCCTGCTGGTCGCCCTCGGCATGCTGGCGTGGTGGGCGATGTCGAGGACGCGCTACACGCGCCAGCTCTACGCCGTCGGTGGTAACCGTGAAGCCGCCTACGCCTCACTGGTGCCGGTGACCTCGGTGACGTTCCGCAGCTTCGTGTTTGCATCGATGTTCGTTGGCATCGCCGCGTTGACCGTCCTCGCGAATACCGGATCCGGCGACCCGTTCATTGGCGCCAACATGGCGCTGGACTCCATTGCCGCCGTCGTCCTCGGTGGTATTGCCCTGTCCGGTGGACGTGGATCACCGTTTGGGGCTGTCGCAGGTGCGCTGATTTTGGCGATCTCCTCCAACATCCTCTTCTTCTTGAACGTACCTACGACATACCGGGCCCTGGCATCCGGCCTCATCATCATCGTGGCGCTGGCTCTTTCCGTGATGACGACTAAGAGGGGAAAAGCATGA